One Gordonia zhaorongruii DNA segment encodes these proteins:
- a CDS encoding ubiquinol-cytochrome c reductase iron-sulfur subunit, with amino-acid sequence MSDSNKDLPSDEELRGMSAEDKVRLGTNLDGVEIIHRVERYPEPDTKAEKRSEFAVAIWFILSGLFAIAGFVLFIWNRWEFTMPEEEGYWAYTFYTPLLGVTFGLAILSFGFGVIQITKRFIPAEISVQDRHDGGSTEVDKQTIVAELADTVQTSTLGRRKMILSSAVFGLGALGLAGGVAAIGGFIKNPWAKGDDSELWHSGWSPIYNEKPNETIFLRRDTGNPYQVVLVRPEDLDAGGMETVFPWRVSDGYGDDEHSRHKLLEGLRLVRNPVMLIRLRPEDTARVIKRKGQESFNYGDYFAYTKVCSHLGCPTSLYEQQTHRILCPCHQSQFDALEYAKPVFGPAARALAQLPLTVNNQGYMVAAGDFIEPVGPAFWERKS; translated from the coding sequence TTGAGCGATTCAAATAAGGACCTTCCGTCCGACGAGGAACTCCGCGGCATGTCCGCGGAAGACAAGGTCCGTCTCGGCACCAATCTCGACGGGGTGGAGATCATCCACCGTGTCGAGCGGTACCCCGAGCCGGACACCAAGGCGGAGAAGCGCTCCGAGTTCGCAGTGGCGATCTGGTTCATTCTCTCCGGACTGTTCGCCATCGCCGGGTTCGTTCTCTTCATCTGGAACCGGTGGGAGTTCACCATGCCGGAGGAAGAGGGCTACTGGGCGTACACCTTCTACACCCCGCTCCTCGGTGTGACCTTCGGCCTCGCGATCCTGTCGTTCGGCTTCGGCGTCATCCAGATCACGAAGCGTTTCATCCCGGCCGAGATCTCGGTCCAGGATCGTCACGATGGCGGATCAACCGAGGTTGACAAGCAGACGATCGTCGCCGAACTCGCCGACACCGTGCAGACCAGCACGTTGGGTCGACGCAAGATGATCCTCAGTTCCGCAGTGTTCGGCCTGGGAGCGCTCGGCCTCGCCGGCGGCGTCGCAGCCATCGGCGGGTTCATCAAGAACCCGTGGGCCAAGGGCGACGATTCCGAGCTCTGGCACTCCGGCTGGTCGCCCATCTACAACGAGAAGCCGAACGAGACCATCTTCCTGCGCCGCGACACCGGTAACCCGTACCAGGTGGTCCTGGTGCGCCCCGAGGATCTCGACGCAGGCGGCATGGAGACCGTGTTCCCATGGCGTGTGTCGGACGGCTACGGCGACGACGAGCACTCGCGTCACAAGCTGCTGGAGGGCCTGCGCCTCGTGCGCAATCCCGTGATGCTGATCCGCCTGCGCCCCGAGGACACCGCACGTGTCATCAAGCGCAAGGGACAGGAGAGCTTCAACTACGGCGATTACTTCGCCTACACGAAGGTCTGCAGCCACCTCGGCTGCCCGACCTCGCTGTACGAGCAGCAGACTCACCGAATTCTCTGCCCGTGCCACCAGTCGCAGTTCGACGCCCTCGAGTACGCGAAGCCGGTCTTCGGACCCGCAGCACGTGCTCTCGCGCAACTGCCGCTGACTGTCAACAATCAGGGCTACATGGTCGCCGCAGGCGATTTCATCGAGCCCGTCGGACCGGCATTCTGGGAGCGTAAGTCATGA